The following coding sequences lie in one Polyodon spathula isolate WHYD16114869_AA chromosome 15, ASM1765450v1, whole genome shotgun sequence genomic window:
- the LOC121327838 gene encoding N-arachidonyl glycine receptor-like, with amino-acid sequence MSFNMSYSIMPLETEPNEYRTAALVFYSSIFIIGIIVNITALWVFGLTTKRRNSVTVYMMNVALVDLIFIMVLPFRMVYYGKNYWPFGDIFCRMTAALTVFYPCIALWLFALISADRYVAIVQPKHSKELKNVSKAMISCVGVWIMTLGSTVPVLTSENDPDAFSNFTTCLKMSDIIHLKHSNPVNFMRLIFFFLVPIFIMIGCYSVIVDNLIHGRTSKLKPKVKTKSIRIIITLIVQVIVCFVPFHICFVFQLLENSGKDFSAWGAFTTFLMNLSTCLDIILYYIVSKQFQDRVISVILYRNYLRSVRRKSFRTSGSIRSLSNINSEMI; translated from the coding sequence ATGAGCTTCAACATGTCTTACAGTATTATGCCTCTGGAAACTGAGCCCAATGAATACAGAACAGCTGCCTTGGTTTTCTACAGTTCTATTTTTATAATTGGAATAATTGTAAACATCACTGCACTATGGGTCTTTGGCTTGACCACAAAGAGGAGAAACTCTGTGACTGTATACATGATGAATGTGGCCTTAGTGGACCTGATTTTTATTATGGTTCTGCCTTTCCGCATGGTTTACTATGGCAAGAACTACTGGCCCTTTGGAGACATTTTCTGCCGGATGACAGCCGCCTTGACTGTCTTTTACCCCTGCATCGCTCTCTGGCTTTTTGCTTTAATCAGCGCTGATCGATACGTGGCTATTGTGCAGCCCAAGCACTCCAAGGAGCTGAAGAATGTAAGCAAAGCCATGATCTCCTGCGTTGGCGTGTGGATAATGACTCTGGGCAGCACGGTGCCAGTGCTCACTTCAGAAAACGACCCTGATGCTTTCTCCAACTTCACCACCTGCCTGAAAATGAGCGACATCATACACTTAAAACACTCCAACCCTGTGAACTTCATGCGTCTCATCTTCTTTTTTCTTGTCCCTATTTTCATCATGATCGGATGCTACTCAGTCATCGTCGACAACCTCATTCATGGGCGGACTTCCAAATTGAAGCCCAAGGTCAAGACGAAGTCTATTAGGATCATCATCACCCTGATTGTTCAAGTGATTGTTTGCTTTGTCCCCTTTCATATCTGCTTTGTCTTCCAATTGCTGGAGAACAGTGGCAAGGATTTCAGCGCTTGGGGGGCCTTCACCACCTTCCTTATGAACCTGAGCACCTGCCTTGACATTATCTTATATTACATAGTGTCAAAACAATTCCAGGATCGAGTCATCAGTGTCATTCTGTACCGCAACTACCTGCGCAGTGTCAGAAGGAAGAGTTTCCGCACATCCGGCAGCATCCGTTCACTCAGCAACATTAACAGTGAAATGATTTAA